One region of Flavobacteriales bacterium genomic DNA includes:
- a CDS encoding response regulator: protein MSVKESIISTNILLVDDSETNVMLAKMMLTTLNCHIECASDGEEAIHLYEDDTFGIIIMDIQMPVMDDVTTYINLKGLNAKLPPVVALTHFHRMTKYNNLIEIGFSAVYEKPITIELCKTIISEWKSNTMEQTSI, encoded by the coding sequence GTGTCTGTAAAAGAATCAATCATCTCAACTAACATCCTGCTTGTAGACGACAGCGAAACCAACGTTATGTTGGCAAAGATGATGTTGACTACATTAAACTGTCACATTGAATGCGCTTCAGATGGCGAAGAGGCAATTCATTTATATGAAGACGATACCTTCGGCATTATTATAATGGACATTCAGATGCCTGTAATGGATGATGTAACCACTTATATAAATCTAAAAGGATTGAATGCAAAGCTCCCTCCTGTTGTCGCTCTCACCCATTTTCATCGAATGACAAAATATAACAACCTAATCGAAATTGGATTTAGCGCTGTTTATGAAAAACCCATTACAATAGAATTATGTAAGACTATTATTTCGGAATGGAAATCAAATACGATGGAACAAACTTCGATTTAA
- a CDS encoding ABC transporter substrate-binding protein, protein MLKACSFLPAATKIIKDLGLDDNLLGVTFECDSDKPVVLISLIDSHRLSSKEIDQIVKEAHHGSNSLNEIEIALFEELGPDVVFTQDLCDVCQIDSVAVTKGLAGLANQPKIVSLNPKSFYDVLNDIELVAYELGVPEKGEALRLDISERLKKNRSRLANAPIRKVAFLEWADPIFNAGHWIPDQIREANGLDDLANTNLPSIEISLESIFEYDPEVLVFAPCGFDTERAFEGLVVLKNNPNWGNLKAVNNGEVYVADSKYFTQPSSLLIDGIEILSHLFHPELVPIKPALNNAFKAV, encoded by the coding sequence ATGCTTAAAGCATGTTCCTTTTTACCAGCAGCCACTAAAATCATTAAAGACTTAGGACTTGATGACAATTTATTGGGAGTAACATTTGAATGTGATTCAGATAAGCCAGTTGTTTTAATATCTCTAATTGATAGCCATAGATTATCTAGTAAAGAAATTGACCAGATCGTTAAAGAAGCGCATCATGGTAGCAATAGTTTAAATGAAATAGAGATTGCGCTGTTCGAAGAGTTAGGACCCGATGTCGTATTTACGCAAGATCTATGTGACGTTTGTCAGATTGATAGCGTTGCTGTAACAAAGGGATTGGCTGGTTTAGCGAATCAACCTAAGATTGTTTCGCTTAATCCAAAATCTTTCTATGATGTACTTAATGATATTGAATTAGTTGCTTATGAATTAGGAGTTCCTGAAAAAGGGGAGGCGTTACGATTAGATATTAGTGAGCGACTTAAGAAAAACAGATCGAGATTAGCGAATGCTCCAATTAGAAAGGTGGCCTTTTTAGAATGGGCTGATCCGATTTTTAATGCAGGACATTGGATTCCAGATCAAATTAGAGAAGCAAATGGTTTAGACGATCTGGCAAACACAAATTTACCTTCAATAGAAATATCTCTTGAATCAATTTTTGAATATGATCCGGAGGTTTTGGTTTTTGCTCCGTGTGGTTTTGATACAGAAAGAGCCTTTGAAGGATTAGTTGTATTAAAGAATAACCCTAATTGGGGAAATCTCAAAGCGGTCAATAATGGAGAAGTATATGTTGCAGACTCAAAATACTTTACTCAACCAAGTTCTTTATTAATAGATGGAATTGAAATTTTATCTCATCTTTTTCATCCAGAACTCGTTCCTATTAAACCAGCACTTAATAATGCCTTTAAAGCTGTTTAG
- a CDS encoding sigma-70 family RNA polymerase sigma factor yields MPADQEREIQTVVKKEEKRLLNFIKSRVGNQIEAEDILQDVFYQLVKTVQLNEPIDQISSWMFRVARNKIIDLFRKKKTESLESIVSRNDKDGVSLNVSDWLPSNDESPDGQFAHKVIMEQIKEALAELPIEQSEVFEMHELDGLSFNQIADITGEAVNTLISRKRYAVLFLRKRLQGIYNELINN; encoded by the coding sequence ATGCCAGCGGATCAGGAAAGAGAGATTCAAACCGTTGTGAAGAAGGAGGAGAAGCGCTTGCTTAACTTCATCAAGAGCAGGGTTGGAAATCAAATTGAAGCTGAAGATATTCTTCAGGATGTCTTTTACCAGTTGGTTAAAACGGTTCAGTTAAATGAACCTATAGATCAGATTTCTTCATGGATGTTCCGTGTAGCTAGAAACAAGATTATTGATCTTTTTAGAAAAAAGAAAACGGAATCTTTAGAAAGTATTGTTTCTAGGAATGATAAAGATGGAGTTTCCCTAAATGTTTCGGATTGGTTGCCTTCTAACGATGAAAGTCCAGATGGACAATTTGCACATAAAGTGATTATGGAGCAGATTAAAGAGGCTTTGGCAGAGCTTCCAATAGAGCAAAGCGAGGTTTTTGAAATGCATGAACTAGATGGATTGAGCTTTAATCAGATAGCTGATATTACTGGTGAAGCTGTTAATACACTAATATCAAGAAAAAGGTATGCCGTTTTGTTTTTAAGAAAGCGGTTGCAAGGTATTTATAATGAGTTAATTAATAATTAA
- a CDS encoding cytochrome c oxidase subunit 3: MSTIDLVAQDKRTAYQKSAKMLLWVGMGSMSMAFAGLTSAYIVSSGEPSWIVTAIPPAFTTSTIIILLSSISMWYTQKSARKDDLKGIKLAITTTFLLGLAFIYTQIQGYSQLIDNGVFFGGSSSYAAGSYIYVLSGLHIAHLIGGIIVSIVVMIKAYLNLYSSKNILGIELCSIFWHFLAILWLFLYLFLGYN; this comes from the coding sequence ATGTCTACAATAGATTTAGTTGCTCAAGATAAAAGGACTGCCTACCAAAAATCTGCAAAAATGTTGCTTTGGGTAGGCATGGGAAGTATGTCAATGGCTTTCGCTGGCCTTACAAGTGCGTATATTGTAAGTAGCGGGGAACCGAGTTGGATCGTGACTGCTATACCACCAGCTTTTACGACGAGTACAATTATTATTTTATTAAGCAGTATAAGTATGTGGTACACGCAAAAATCTGCAAGAAAAGATGATCTAAAGGGCATTAAACTAGCTATAACAACAACTTTTCTTTTAGGATTGGCTTTTATCTACACACAAATACAAGGATATAGTCAGCTAATTGATAATGGCGTTTTTTTCGGAGGAAGCTCTAGCTATGCCGCAGGATCTTATATATATGTATTAAGCGGATTGCATATCGCTCATTTAATAGGGGGAATTATTGTTTCTATTGTTGTAATGATAAAAGCTTATCTGAACCTGTACAGTTCAAAAAACATTTTAGGAATTGAGCTTTGCTCTATCTTCTGGCATTTCCTTGCGATATTATGGTTGTTCTTATATTTGTTTTTAGGATACAACTAA
- a CDS encoding cytochrome C oxidase subunit IV family protein gives MERDDIIEYSLGAEHSEEKGVELRKEIFKITGILSLLTLIEVGMGVWGAKNGMGWEMIKIGFIVLTLIKAGMIIMSFMHLGEERKGFKYVLLVPYTSFILYLVFIVFNEAWLAGDGRLMYLW, from the coding sequence ATGGAAAGAGATGACATTATAGAATATTCGTTAGGTGCAGAGCATAGCGAAGAGAAAGGTGTAGAATTAAGAAAAGAAATTTTTAAAATCACTGGCATTCTAAGTTTACTTACTCTTATTGAAGTAGGTATGGGTGTTTGGGGAGCCAAAAATGGAATGGGATGGGAGATGATTAAAATCGGTTTCATCGTCCTTACATTAATTAAAGCTGGCATGATTATCATGAGCTTTATGCACCTTGGAGAAGAACGAAAAGGATTTAAGTATGTGTTACTTGTTCCTTACACATCTTTTATCTTGTACTTAGTTTTTATCGTTTTTAATGAAGCTTGGTTGGCTGGCGACGGTAGATTAATGTACTTGTGGTAA
- a CDS encoding cytochrome c oxidase subunit 3 — MAGEVTKDISQEELWEGGRSPFSMSYGKMMMWFFLVSDALTFGGLLTALGFARQKYVDVWPAAEDVFHAFPFTGHANLPLMYVALMTFILIVSSVTMVLAVEAGHRLDKKGVQFWLGMTVIGGLFFVLSQVWEWGHFIHGTEEGVYTYIDGTRGNIYESSDDHAHKIAEWTDDAEFRVTGVTAGGVKVDDVYTGATAVTKIEEGHHVHGANLTENEYGPQQYADFFFFITGFHGFHVSSGILINIIILIGVAKGIYHKRGHYEMVEKTGLYWHFVDLVWVFVFTAFYLL, encoded by the coding sequence ATGGCAGGAGAAGTAACAAAAGACATTTCGCAAGAAGAACTCTGGGAAGGTGGCAGATCACCATTCAGTATGAGTTATGGAAAAATGATGATGTGGTTTTTCTTAGTATCAGATGCGCTAACATTTGGTGGTTTGTTAACTGCACTTGGTTTTGCTCGTCAGAAATACGTAGATGTATGGCCTGCTGCTGAAGATGTATTTCATGCATTCCCTTTTACAGGACATGCTAATCTACCATTGATGTATGTAGCGTTAATGACATTTATTCTAATTGTAAGTTCTGTTACAATGGTATTAGCCGTTGAAGCAGGTCATAGGTTAGATAAGAAAGGAGTTCAGTTTTGGCTAGGTATGACTGTGATTGGAGGTTTGTTCTTTGTTCTTTCTCAAGTTTGGGAATGGGGACACTTTATTCATGGAACAGAAGAAGGTGTGTATACATATATAGATGGAACAAGAGGAAATATTTATGAAAGTTCTGATGACCATGCGCATAAAATTGCGGAGTGGACTGATGATGCTGAATTTAGAGTTACTGGAGTTACTGCTGGAGGAGTTAAGGTTGATGATGTTTATACGGGGGCAACAGCTGTTACAAAAATAGAAGAAGGTCATCATGTTCATGGTGCTAACCTTACAGAGAATGAATATGGTCCGCAGCAATACGCCGATTTCTTCTTCTTTATTACAGGATTTCACGGGTTTCACGTTTCAAGTGGTATATTAATAAATATCATTATTCTAATTGGTGTAGCGAAAGGTATATACCATAAAAGAGGACATTACGAAATGGTTGAAAAAACAGGATTGTACTGGCATTTTGTGGATTTGGTTTGGGTATTTGTATTCACCGCGTTTTACTTATTGTAA